The Balneola sp. genomic interval AAGTGTAGAACTTATCCAGCCAGTGGCTATGGAAGAGGGATTACGCTTTGCGATACGCGAAGGTGGCCGTACCGTCGGTGCCGGAGTGGTAACTAAAATATTGGATTAGGTTATTACCTAAATAAGGCCAGTGCAAAGAGCAGACGGATTCCGCCTGCTCTTGTGCGCTTTACACGGGTGTAGCTCAGTTGGCAGAGCACTGGTCTCCAAAACCAGGTGTCGGGAGTTCGAGCCTCTCCACCCGTGCATATTCAAATAGATAATATGAGCAAGATTAATAATTTTTTTGATGGAGTGGTTAAGGAGTTCAAGAAAGTTTCTTGGCCTACTCAGCAAGAACTAATCGATAACACGATTATCGTTGTAGTTTTTACAATAATAGTATCGTTATTCATCTTTGGTGTCGATCAAATGTATAGCACCATATTAGAAGCTATTTACAATTAAATAATGAGTAAAGAACAAACGCATGATTGGTACGTAGTTCGATGTTTTTCCAGTCATGAAAAAAAGGTTAAAGAGTTTCTTGAGCGCGAAATAGAAGATCAGGGTTTGGAAGACAAGATTAGTGAAATCTTGATTCCTACTGAAACTGTGGTTGAAATTCGTGCAGGAAAGAAGCGTACCAGAGAGAAGAATTTCTTTCCGGGTTATATCCTTTTAAATACTCATTATGATGAAGAAGTAAACAATTTAGTACAAAGTGCACCTTCCTGCCTTGGTTTTTTGAAGGTAGGTAAAAATGTAACGGTGCCATCACCACTTAAAGAGCACGAGGTCAAGCGCATCATTGGTAGAGTGCAAGATAGTGGTGAAGAATCACGGAATATTGAAATTCCGTACAGCGAGGGAGACCTGGTTAAAGTGATATCCGGACCATTTAAAGATTTTGATGGTACTGTTCAGGAAGTGAATCCTGAAAAACTAAAACTGCGAGTTATGGTAAGTATTTTTGGCCGTAAGACTCCGGTAGAAGTGGATGTTAGCCAAGTTGAATCCGCCAGCTAAAGAACCTAGTTGATGCACACTAGCTATTACGCAAAATAAACTGAAGTTATTAATTATAGGATCCTGAGAATCCATGGCTAAAAAAGTTGATAAAATCCTGAAGCTCCAGATTGTTGGGGGGCAGGCAAACCCTGC includes:
- a CDS encoding transcription termination/antitermination factor NusG: MSKEQTHDWYVVRCFSSHEKKVKEFLEREIEDQGLEDKISEILIPTETVVEIRAGKKRTREKNFFPGYILLNTHYDEEVNNLVQSAPSCLGFLKVGKNVTVPSPLKEHEVKRIIGRVQDSGEESRNIEIPYSEGDLVKVISGPFKDFDGTVQEVNPEKLKLRVMVSIFGRKTPVEVDVSQVESAS
- the secE gene encoding preprotein translocase subunit SecE; translation: MSKINNFFDGVVKEFKKVSWPTQQELIDNTIIVVVFTIIVSLFIFGVDQMYSTILEAIYN